Genomic window (Akkermansiaceae bacterium):
TGGAGAATCCATCTCCTATGACTGGCGTTTGTACAAACACGACGTGGCGGGCTCCATCGCCCACGCGCGGGCCCAGGTAAAGGCCGGACTACTCAATGATGATGAGTTTGCCGCCATTGAAAAAGGACTGCGTGAAATCGAACAGGAAATCGACGCCGGTGAGTTTGATTTTTCCATCGAACTCGAGGACATCCACATGAATATCGAGTCGGCGCTGACCAACCGTATTGGGGCACCGGGAGCGAAGCTCCACACGGCAAGATCACGTAACGACCAGGTGGCTACGGACACCCGGCTGTATTGTCGGGAGGAAATCGACACCCTGACCACACTCCTCGCCGGTCTTCAGCGGGCATTGCTCCAGCAGGCGGAAAAACACGCCGCGTCCGTGGTCCCCGGATACACCCATCTCCAGCGCGGGCAGCCGGTGACCGTGGGGCATCATCTTCTGGCCTATGTCGAGATGCTCGACCGCGACAAGTCACGGCTCGCCGACTGCCGGAAACGTCTCAACGTTTCCCCACTCGGGTCCGGTGCCTTGGCGGGATCGACGATCAACCTCGACCGTGAACAAATCGCACGCGAGCTGGGATTCGACCGGGTCACCACCAACTCGATGGATGCGATTTCCGATCGCGACTACATGGCGGAGTTCCTATTCGGCATGGCATTGGTGGGCACCCACTTGTCGCGTCTATCAGAAGACCTGATCCTCTGGTGCAGTTCCGAGTTTGGTTTTGCCACGCTCTCCGA
Coding sequences:
- the argH gene encoding argininosuccinate lyase; this translates as MWKGRFAKATADLVQQYGESISYDWRLYKHDVAGSIAHARAQVKAGLLNDDEFAAIEKGLREIEQEIDAGEFDFSIELEDIHMNIESALTNRIGAPGAKLHTARSRNDQVATDTRLYCREEIDTLTTLLAGLQRALLQQAEKHAASVVPGYTHLQRGQPVTVGHHLLAYVEMLDRDKSRLADCRKRLNVSPLGSGALAGSTINLDREQIARELGFDRVTTNSMDAISDRDYMAEFLFGMALVGTHLSRLSEDLILWCSSEFGFATLSDAHTTGSSLMPQKKNPDVCELTRGKTGRLYGNLVALLTAAKGLPLTYNRDLQEDKEPLFDSIDTLKLALKVNTEMITDMVINVETCEAAASDPLLLATDLADYLVKNGVPFRQAHELVGQAVAVSVETRTPLDQLDLTRISGHYGVDAREVFNLQTALAARSNPGAPSIGNVRSEVLRWQKSL